A section of the Ranitomeya imitator isolate aRanImi1 chromosome 7, aRanImi1.pri, whole genome shotgun sequence genome encodes:
- the SSTR5 gene encoding somatostatin receptor type 5 — MTMDPISLPMASLLEPGVKELNLTICKNVTCNETVIEASMSRMSSVLIPFIYLLVCAIGLSGNTLVIYVVLRYAKMKTVTNIYILNLAVADVLFMLGLPFLATQNAISYWPFGTFLCRLVLTVDGINQFTSIFCLTVMSIDRYLAVVHPIKSTKWRRPRVAKLISATVWTVSFLVVLPVVIFSDVQQDFHTCNINWPEPVNIWSTAFIIYTSVLGFFGPLLVICLCYLLIVIKVKSSGLRVGSTRRRRSERKVTRMVVIIVAVFVFCWLPFYILNIVNLTFIVPEEPAYVGVYFFVVILSYANSCANPILYGFLSDNFKQSFQKVLCLRKSNGIKDADLTENRQEKSSRIQETMLTSRNSEFNGHMQTSKV, encoded by the coding sequence ATGACCATGGACCCAATTTCTCTTCCAATGGCTTCTCTCCTAGAGCCAGGGGTGAAGGAACTCAACTTAACAATATGCAAGAATGTGACTTGTAATGAAACCGTGATTGAGGCCTCGATGTCAAGAATGAGCTCTGTCCTCATCCCTTTTATTTATTTGCTGGTGTGTGCCATTGGACTCAGTGGGAATACACTTGTCATCTATGTTGTCCTACGTTATGCCAAGATGAAGACTGTCACCAACATCTACATTCTGAACTTGGCGGTGGCAGATGTTCTCTTTATGTTAGGTCTGCCCTTCCTTGCCACCCAAAATGCCATCTCTTATTGGCCCTTCGGAACTTTTCTTTGCAGGCTGGTGTTGACGGTTGATGGTATAAACCAGTTCACCAGTATCTTCTGCCTTACAGTTATGAGCATTGACCGCTATTTGGCAGTAGTCCATCCAATAAAGTCAACAAAGTGGAGAAGACCTCGAGTGGCCAAACTAATTAGCGCCACTGTTTGGACTGTTTCTTTTCTGGTAGTCCTCCCAGTTGTCATCTTTTCAGATGTCCAACAGGACTTCCACACGTGCAACATCAACTGGCCTGAACCGGTGAATATTTGGTCTACTGCATTCATTATTTACACCTCTGTGTTGGGATTCTTTGGACCTCTACTGGTGATTTGCCTCTGCTACCTTTTAATCGTCATTAAGGTTAAGTCTTCTGGTCTTCGTGTGGGATCCACCAGGCGTCGAAGATCAGAACGTAAAGTCACAAGAATGGTGGTCATCATAGTGGCTGTTTTTGTGTTTTGTTGGCTTCCCTTCTACATATTGAACATAGTCAACTTAACATTTATTGTCCCAGAGGAACCGGCATATGTTGGCGTGTATTTCTTTGTGGTCATCTTGTCCTACGCCAACAGTTGTGCCAACCCAATCCTCTATGGTTTCTTGTCGGACAATTTCAAGCAGAGCTTTCAGAAAGTTCTCTGCCTTCGCAAAAGCAATGGCATCAAGGATGCCGACCTGACTGAAAATAGGCAAGAAAAGAGCAGTCGAATCCAGGAGACCATGCTCACGTCACGGAACTCTGAATTTAACGGGCACATGCAAACAAGTAAAGTCTGA